A DNA window from Parabacteroides johnsonii DSM 18315 contains the following coding sequences:
- a CDS encoding L-threonylcarbamoyladenylate synthase, whose protein sequence is MLVKIYPENPNLREIDKVVNIMRDGGLVIYPTDTVYAIGCDALNVRAVEKICQLKGVNPQKSNLSIICYDLSNLSEYAKVSNAAFKLMKKNLPGAFTFILPTSSELPKIYKNRKEVGIRVPDNNIIRTLVRELGNPILTMSLHDKDEIIEYSTDPELIEEKYENLVDIVIDGGYGGTEASTVINCTTDDFEIIRQGKGELIY, encoded by the coding sequence ATGCTCGTAAAAATATACCCCGAAAACCCCAATCTCAGGGAGATAGACAAGGTGGTCAATATCATGCGCGACGGTGGCCTCGTGATTTACCCGACCGACACCGTTTATGCCATCGGTTGTGACGCGTTGAATGTGCGTGCAGTCGAAAAGATCTGCCAGCTGAAAGGCGTCAACCCGCAGAAAAGTAACCTGTCCATTATCTGTTATGATCTTTCCAATCTGAGCGAATACGCCAAAGTGAGCAACGCTGCTTTCAAGTTGATGAAGAAAAACCTACCGGGCGCCTTTACCTTCATCTTGCCGACCAGCAGTGAGCTACCAAAAATCTACAAGAACAGAAAAGAGGTAGGGATCCGCGTGCCGGACAATAATATCATCCGTACACTTGTACGGGAACTCGGAAATCCGATTTTGACCATGTCTTTGCATGACAAAGACGAGATCATCGAATACAGTACCGACCCCGAACTGATCGAGGAGAAGTATGAAAACCTAGTGGACATCGTCATCGACGGCGGTTACGGAGGTACGGAAGCCTCGACCGTCATCAACTGCACAACAGACGACTTTGAAATCATCCGCCAAGGAAAAGGAGAATTAATCTATTAA
- the dgt gene encoding dGTP triphosphohydrolase has translation MNWNQLLSGKRFGMEEYHERKHERTDFQRDYDRLIFSSPFRRLQNKTQVFPLPGSIFVHNRLTHSLEVSCVGRSLGNNVAKGLMLKYPDGSVNFPEIGSIVSAACLAHDMGNPPFGHSGERAISAYFAEGNGKKLQEKILNEGGRYEDFLHFEGNANAMRLLTHQFIGRRKGGFALTYSTLASIIKYPYSSVYAGKKGKFGFFQSEEEAYLRIANELGISRNPEDANRFVRYPLVYLVEAADDICYQIMDIEDAYKLHILTTEEAIRLLLNFFEGERLDHIVRVMKMVDDTNEQIAYLRSCIIGLLVDECSRIFLENEEDILSGTYNTPLIDNICDQAKAAYDTCSKTAYKKIYRAKEVLDIELAGYHIFSHLIDTLTEAVMNQDHAYSKLLLQRIPEQYDTNAPTVYGKVQCVLDYISGMTDVYALDLYRKITGMSLPAV, from the coding sequence ATGAACTGGAATCAATTACTCTCCGGCAAACGTTTCGGAATGGAAGAATATCACGAACGCAAACATGAACGCACCGATTTTCAGCGAGACTACGACCGCCTGATCTTTTCCTCCCCTTTCCGCCGTTTACAGAACAAGACTCAGGTATTCCCCCTACCGGGCAGTATATTCGTGCACAACCGTTTGACACATAGCTTAGAGGTCTCCTGTGTAGGACGCTCATTAGGCAACAATGTCGCCAAAGGCCTGATGCTGAAATATCCCGACGGAAGCGTCAATTTCCCGGAAATAGGTTCCATCGTCTCAGCCGCCTGTCTTGCCCACGACATGGGCAACCCGCCATTCGGACATTCAGGAGAACGGGCGATCTCCGCTTACTTTGCTGAAGGTAACGGAAAAAAGTTACAGGAAAAGATTCTCAACGAAGGAGGGCGCTATGAAGACTTTCTTCATTTCGAAGGGAATGCGAACGCCATGCGTCTGCTCACCCACCAGTTCATCGGGCGCCGCAAAGGGGGCTTTGCCCTGACATACAGCACGCTTGCCTCCATCATCAAATATCCGTATTCTTCCGTTTACGCAGGGAAGAAAGGAAAATTCGGTTTCTTCCAGTCGGAAGAGGAGGCTTACCTGCGCATTGCCAACGAATTAGGCATTAGCCGGAACCCGGAAGACGCAAATAGGTTCGTCCGCTATCCGCTTGTTTATTTGGTGGAAGCAGCTGACGATATCTGCTACCAGATCATGGATATCGAGGATGCCTACAAACTGCATATCCTAACAACGGAAGAAGCCATCCGGTTGCTCCTCAATTTTTTCGAAGGGGAACGCCTCGACCATATTGTCCGTGTCATGAAGATGGTAGACGATACCAACGAACAGATCGCCTACTTACGTTCCTGTATCATCGGCCTCTTGGTTGACGAATGTTCCCGCATCTTCCTCGAAAACGAAGAGGATATCCTCAGCGGAACATACAACACTCCGCTTATCGATAACATTTGCGATCAGGCAAAAGCCGCATACGACACCTGCTCAAAAACCGCTTACAAAAAGATATACCGCGCCAAAGAAGTTTTAGACATTGAACTAGCAGGTTACCATATCTTCAGTCATTTGATCGACACGCTGACAGAAGCTGTCATGAACCAGGATCATGCCTACAGTAAGCTCCTGTTGCAACGCATCCCGGAACAGTACGACACAAACGCACCAACCGTCTACGGCAAAGTACAATGCGTCCTCGATTATATCTCCGGCATGACAGATGTATATGCATTGGATTTATACCGCAAGATCACAGGGATGAGCTTGCCGGCAGTCTAA
- a CDS encoding enoyl-ACP reductase FabI, translated as MSHNLLKGKRGIIFGALNDMSIAWKVAEKAVEEGATITLSNTPIAVRMGQVDALAEKLHAEVIPADATSVEDLETVFSKSVEILGGKIDFVLHSIGMSPNVRKKRTYDDLDYSMLEKTLDISAISFHKMLQVAKKQDAIAEYGSVIALSYVAAQRTFFGYNDMADAKSLLESIARSFGYIYGREKNVRINTISQSPTLTTAGSGVKGMDHLMDFAEKMSPLGNATADECADYCVMMFSDLTRKVTMQNLYHDGGFSSMGMSLRAMNQYSKGLEEYTDENGHIIYG; from the coding sequence ATGAGTCATAATTTATTGAAAGGCAAGCGAGGCATTATATTCGGTGCGCTGAATGACATGTCCATCGCCTGGAAGGTGGCTGAAAAAGCCGTAGAAGAAGGAGCAACGATCACACTGAGCAATACACCGATCGCCGTTCGTATGGGACAGGTGGATGCTCTGGCTGAGAAGTTGCACGCCGAAGTTATTCCGGCGGATGCTACGAGCGTGGAAGATTTGGAAACGGTTTTCTCTAAATCAGTAGAAATATTAGGGGGTAAGATAGATTTCGTTTTACATTCCATCGGCATGAGCCCGAACGTGCGCAAGAAGCGTACTTACGATGATTTGGACTACAGCATGTTGGAAAAGACACTGGATATCTCCGCAATCTCTTTTCACAAGATGTTGCAGGTTGCCAAAAAGCAGGATGCCATTGCCGAATACGGTTCAGTGATCGCCCTCTCATATGTGGCAGCACAACGTACATTCTTCGGATATAACGACATGGCAGATGCCAAGAGCCTACTGGAATCCATTGCCCGCAGTTTCGGCTACATCTATGGCCGTGAAAAGAACGTGCGTATCAATACCATTTCCCAGTCACCGACATTGACTACAGCCGGTAGTGGCGTGAAAGGCATGGATCATTTGATGGATTTCGCCGAAAAGATGAGCCCGCTGGGCAATGCCACAGCCGACGAATGTGCAGACTATTGCGTTATGATGTTCTCCGACCTCACCCGCAAAGTCACAATGCAGAACCTCTACCACGACGGTGGCTTCTCAAGCATGGGTATGAGCCTTCGTGCCATGAACCAGTACAGCAAAGGTCTGGAAGAATATACCGACGAAAACGGACACATCATTTACGGTTAA